Part of the Musa acuminata AAA Group cultivar baxijiao chromosome BXJ2-7, Cavendish_Baxijiao_AAA, whole genome shotgun sequence genome is shown below.
CCACTATATCTTGTATGAAGCTACGCTAAGATTTGATTCTCATTTACACTCGTAATGAATCGTAGACTGTTTACTAGTCATAGTTCGGTGGGATTGTCAAAGATCCATAGCAATAGATTTGGGTGGTCTTTATAGGACACCTTCGTTAGATTAAACGTGACATGATCACCCGATTTCTTTTACTGTGCTTTTTAGATTCGGGATCGAGTTTTCTCAATAGTCAATTTTGTATATTCGGTTAGGTGTCTTTTTGTTGTTGACTCGAGGTCAAGTCGAGTCAACGATCCCCACAATTTGGGCCGCTCCTATGACAACATTCGTGCGCCGCGTGGGAGTCATGTTGCTCGTGTCAACCACCCTTCCACCTATGCCATCGTGAGATCCGTCTCAGGTACTTTATCCGTTACTGATTTAGTCGGATCAGTTCATGTCGCCATTGTCCCACGCAATCCATCGGTGCTCAAGAAGCTTCAGATGGGCGCAGAACCATACAAagctgccttcttcttcttctctccctcgGCGCATCTCCTGCGCAGCTCGATTCTTCTATGGCTTCCCCTCCTCTTCATCTCCGAAGCCGCCGTAGCCCACGGCGATGACCAGGAGAGGCTCGTCCTCTTCGACATAAGAAGTCATTGGAGCAACGCTCCTGCGCTGAGCTCGTGGGACGTCTCCTCCCCCTACTGCAACTGGCCAGGAATCCGCTGCAGCAATGGCTCGGTCACTTCCATGTCTCTCCCCAATATAAACATCACTGAACCCATCCCACCCTTCTTCTGCAACCTCACCAGCCTCGCTCACCTCGACCTCTCTTACAATGAAATCCCTGGCGGCTTCCCGACTTGTCTCTACAGCTGCTCCAACCTCCAGTACCTCGACCTCTCTCAGAACTTTCTCGTTGGGGAGCTGCCTTCTGATATCCATAAGCTGTCGTCGCAGCTCCTTCACCTTGATCTCTCTTATAACAACTTCACCGGCGACATCCCTCCTTCCATCGGCCGGCTCCTCTCACTCCACACCCTCAATCTTCACTGCAATTTCTTCGATGGCTCGTTCCCGGCTGAGCTCGGTAACCTTTCCATGCTCGAAAGCCTCACTCTCGCTTACAATCCTTTCGCCAGTCCGCGCATCCCGGTCGAGTTCGGGAACATGACGAGACTAAAGTACCTGTGGATGACCTATGCCAACCTGGTCGGCGAGATCCCGGAGTATCTCGGGCGGCTGGCAGAGCTTGACCACCTCGACCTCGCGCGGAACGGTTTAAGTGGCTCGATTCCTGCAGCCATATGGTCGCTGGAGAAGCTGACGACGCTCTACTTGTACGATAACAAGCTGACGGGAGAGATTTCCAGCGAGATCGCGGCTTTGAACTTGGAGGAGATCGATGTCTCGATGAACCGGCTGACGGGATCGATACCGGAGGAATTCGTAAATCTCCGCAATCTCCGCATTCTGTTCATGTATAACAATAGCCTGTCCGGTGAGATCCCCAGAGGCATCGGCCTCCTTCGCGATCTCCGGGACATCAGGCTCTTCGACAACCACCTAGTCGGTGTCTTGCCGCCGGAGCTCGGGCAGCAGTCCCATCTGACCAATCTTGAGGTGTCCAACAACAGAATCTCCGGCAGCTTGCCCGAAGGCCTCTGTGCAAACAGAGCACTTAAGTCGGTGGTGGTCTTCAACAACAACCTCACCGGGGAGCTGCCGGCTTCTCTCGCCGACTGCTACGGGTTGAACGACATTCAGCTCTACAACAACAACTTCTCCGGCGAGTTCCCCCGACGAATTTGGTCGGCATCAGTGAACTTGACCACCGTGCTGATCGACCGCAACCACTTC
Proteins encoded:
- the LOC135618045 gene encoding receptor-like protein 52 translates to MDEMPKCLFVVDSRSSRVNDPHNLGRSYDNIRAPRGSHVARVNHPSTYAIVRSVSGTLSVTDLVGSVHVAIVPRNPSVLKKLQMGAEPYKAAFFFFSPSAHLLRSSILLWLPLLFISEAAVAHGDDQERLVLFDIRSHWSNAPALSSWDVSSPYCNWPGIRCSNGSVTSMSLPNINITEPIPPFFCNLTSLAHLDLSYNEIPGGFPTCLYSCSNLQYLDLSQNFLVGELPSDIHKLSSQLLHLDLSYNNFTGDIPPSIGRLLSLHTLNLHCNFFDGSPRIPVEFGNMTRLKYLWMTYANLVGEIPEYLGRLAELDHLDLARNGLSGSIPAAIWSLEKLTTLYLYDNKLTGEISSEIAALNLEEIDVSMNRLTGSIPEEFVNLRNLRILFMYNNSLSGEIPRGIGLLRDLRDIRLFDNHLVGVLPPELGQQSHLTNLEVSNNRISGSLPEGLCANRALKSVVVFNNNLTGELPASLADCYGLNDIQLYNNNFSGEFPRRIWSASVNLTTVLIDRNHFTGVLPDKLQPNLTRLVMNDNRFSGRIPTRAPRLLVFRGSNNMFSGEIPAELTGMSRLQVLLLHGNRISGSIPTSISKLKFLTQLDLSDNHLSGGIPAKLGLLEVLTNLDLSNNRLSGSIPPEIGNLKLNLLNLTYNKLTGEKISISVHMPAQTSYQRD